A section of the Mycobacteriales bacterium genome encodes:
- a CDS encoding aminotransferase class III-fold pyridoxal phosphate-dependent enzyme encodes MSSHVFARSARTDLPVAVRGEGAEVVDAAGRRYLDGSGGAVVVGIGHGVAEVADAIAAQARRLAYVHGTAFTSAPVEAYADELAAVLPLADARVYPVSGGSEAVETAMKMARAYHLARGEDRHVLVSRQGSYHGNTRAALDVSGRAGLRAPYLPWLGAARHTSTPYEYRCPFPDTHPVGCGARHAAELERTILEAGPDRVAAFIAEPVAGAALGACVPPADYWPAVTEVCRRYGVLLIADEVMTGFGRTGRWFACEHWDVRPDLVVGAKGASSGYWPLGFAASTGAVHDTIVAGGFTHGFTNSHHPVGAAAGLAVLRVLRERDLIAAAEAMGAHLDAVLRAELAGHPAVGDIRGLGMLRGVELVADRDTQAPFPRDRRITEQVVAACAEEGALVYSSTGGADGRNGDLILLGPPLVMSAAQVDELAARCGRALWRVLPDRGVA; translated from the coding sequence TTGAGCAGCCACGTTTTCGCGCGGTCGGCCCGTACCGACCTGCCGGTGGCGGTCCGCGGCGAGGGCGCCGAGGTGGTGGACGCCGCCGGCCGCCGCTACCTGGACGGCTCCGGCGGTGCCGTCGTGGTCGGGATCGGGCACGGCGTCGCCGAGGTCGCCGACGCGATCGCGGCCCAGGCCCGGCGGCTCGCGTACGTGCACGGCACCGCGTTCACCTCGGCCCCGGTCGAGGCGTACGCGGACGAGCTGGCCGCCGTGCTGCCGCTGGCCGACGCCCGGGTCTACCCGGTCTCGGGCGGCAGCGAGGCGGTCGAGACCGCGATGAAGATGGCCCGGGCCTATCACCTGGCCCGGGGGGAGGACCGGCACGTGCTGGTCTCCCGGCAGGGCTCGTACCACGGCAACACCCGGGCGGCGCTGGACGTGTCCGGTCGGGCCGGGCTGCGGGCGCCGTACCTGCCCTGGCTCGGCGCGGCGCGGCACACGAGCACCCCGTACGAGTACCGCTGCCCGTTCCCGGACACCCACCCGGTCGGCTGCGGCGCCCGGCACGCCGCCGAGCTGGAGCGCACGATCCTGGAAGCCGGCCCCGACCGGGTGGCCGCGTTCATCGCCGAGCCGGTGGCCGGGGCGGCGCTGGGCGCCTGCGTGCCCCCGGCGGACTACTGGCCGGCCGTGACGGAGGTCTGCCGGCGGTACGGGGTGCTGCTGATCGCGGACGAGGTGATGACCGGGTTCGGCCGGACCGGTCGCTGGTTCGCCTGCGAGCACTGGGACGTCCGGCCGGACCTCGTCGTCGGGGCCAAGGGCGCCTCGTCCGGCTACTGGCCGCTGGGTTTCGCGGCCAGCACCGGGGCCGTCCACGACACGATCGTGGCCGGCGGGTTCACGCACGGCTTCACCAACTCCCACCACCCGGTCGGGGCTGCCGCCGGGCTGGCGGTGCTGCGGGTGCTGCGGGAGCGCGACCTCATCGCCGCGGCCGAGGCCATGGGCGCCCACCTCGACGCGGTGCTGCGGGCCGAGCTGGCCGGCCACCCGGCCGTCGGTGACATCCGCGGGCTGGGCATGCTGCGCGGGGTCGAGCTCGTCGCCGACCGGGACACCCAGGCCCCGTTCCCGCGGGACCGGCGGATCACCGAGCAGGTCGTCGCCGCCTGCGCCGAGGAGGGCGCGCTGGTCTACTCCTCCACCGGCGGCGCGGACGGCCGCAACGGCGACCTGATCCTGCTCGGCCCGCCGCTGGTCATGTCCGCGGCCCAGGTGGACGAGCTCGCGGCCCGCTGCGGTCGCGCACTCTGGCGGGTGCTGCCGGACCGCGGCGTCGCCTAG
- a CDS encoding aminotransferase class III-fold pyridoxal phosphate-dependent enzyme yields the protein MTSTLRTPAWWDATRPVPDLRTALPGPLARQVLAADAAVTSPSLPRAYPLVPQRGFGAALEDVDGNLFLDFNAGIAVNSTGHAHPRVVAAVREQAENLLHYSASDFYLPIYSRMCAALAEVAPISGPKRAFLTNSGAEGVEGALKLARYATGRPYVIAFHGAFHGRTYGAVSLTASKAKYHKGFGPLLPGIYHAPYAFAQRDPETGERSHDPEQTFDYLENVLFRHHVSPDEVAAVFLEPIQGEGGYIVPPVEWLVRLRELCDRHGILLVADEVQSGMGRTGKMWAIEHAGIEPDVLISAKGLASGLPLGAFVARAELMESWGAGSHGSTYGGSPVPCAAGLATLETIQEEGLLAHATEVGDFLLGRLAELPTRFPGLVTDVRGIGLMIGVEFRTAEQAEAAQQGSFEKGLLVLECGETTVRMSPPLVVSLDQAKTALDIFGAVLVETAG from the coding sequence GTGACCTCGACCCTCCGGACTCCCGCGTGGTGGGACGCGACCCGCCCGGTCCCGGACCTGCGCACCGCGCTGCCCGGGCCGCTGGCCCGGCAGGTGCTCGCCGCCGACGCGGCCGTGACCAGCCCGTCGCTGCCGCGGGCGTACCCGCTGGTGCCGCAGCGGGGCTTCGGCGCCGCGCTGGAGGACGTCGACGGCAACCTGTTCCTCGACTTCAACGCCGGCATCGCGGTCAACTCGACCGGTCACGCGCACCCGCGGGTGGTGGCCGCGGTCCGGGAGCAGGCCGAGAACCTGCTGCACTACTCGGCCAGCGACTTCTACCTGCCGATCTACTCGCGGATGTGCGCGGCGCTGGCCGAGGTCGCGCCGATCTCCGGCCCGAAGCGGGCGTTCCTCACCAACTCCGGCGCCGAGGGCGTCGAGGGCGCGCTCAAGCTGGCCCGGTACGCGACGGGCCGCCCGTACGTGATCGCCTTCCACGGCGCCTTCCACGGTCGGACGTACGGCGCGGTCAGCCTGACCGCCTCGAAAGCCAAGTACCACAAGGGTTTCGGGCCGCTGCTCCCCGGCATCTACCACGCGCCGTACGCGTTCGCCCAGCGCGACCCGGAGACCGGCGAGCGCAGCCACGACCCGGAGCAGACCTTCGACTACCTGGAGAACGTGCTGTTCCGGCACCACGTCTCGCCGGACGAGGTGGCCGCGGTCTTCCTCGAGCCGATCCAGGGCGAGGGCGGCTACATCGTGCCGCCGGTCGAGTGGCTGGTCCGGCTGCGCGAGCTCTGCGACCGCCACGGGATCCTGCTGGTTGCCGACGAGGTCCAGTCCGGCATGGGCCGGACCGGCAAGATGTGGGCGATCGAGCACGCCGGGATCGAGCCGGACGTGCTGATCTCGGCCAAGGGCCTGGCCTCCGGCCTGCCGCTGGGCGCGTTCGTGGCCCGGGCGGAGCTGATGGAGTCCTGGGGCGCCGGCTCGCACGGCTCGACCTACGGCGGCAGCCCGGTGCCCTGCGCGGCCGGGCTGGCGACGCTGGAGACCATCCAGGAGGAGGGCCTGCTCGCGCACGCCACCGAGGTCGGCGACTTCCTGCTCGGCCGGCTGGCGGAGCTGCCGACCCGTTTCCCCGGGCTGGTCACCGACGTGCGCGGGATCGGGCTGATGATCGGCGTCGAGTTCCGGACCGCCGAGCAGGCCGAGGCCGCCCAGCAGGGCTCGTTCGAGAAGGGGCTGCTGGTCCTGGAGTGCGGCGAGACGACCGTCCGGATGTCGCCGCCGCTGGTGGTCAGCCTGGACCAGGCCAAGACCGCGCTGGACATCTTCGGCGCGGTGCTGGTCGAGACAGCGGGTTGA
- a CDS encoding aldehyde dehydrogenase family protein encodes MGSRIRVTYATLSADNEDLHAAFEEGLQVARSWLGATIPTRVGTEERTDGPTFDVTSPGDLSVRLCTAHEATTADVEDAVAAAKASSWPHTPWTERVAVLRRAADLISDRSAELAALMSMEVGKNRLEALGDVEESAVFFRYYGAQVEANNGFDVPMERLSDAEITSSVLRPYGVWAVIVPFNYPMALAAGPTAAALVAGNTVLIKPSPQGTFSAAKLHECLLEAGVPADAVHLLPGGDEVGKALVAHPGVDGLTFTGSYEVGMQIERSFSTDFPKPLVAEMGGKNPTVVSRHADVAAAALGVARSAFGLSGQKCSACSRVYVERPVHAEFLAALAEQAQALVVGDPTARETYLGPVIDAAAVQRFTDAVEHARNNGRVVTGGKAAVGDGYYLRPTVVADLPTDDRLFTDELFVPLVSVAAVDSLDEAIALANGSHLGLTAGFFSAENAEVEQFLDGIEAGVVYVNRPAGATTGAWPGVQPFGGWKGSGSAGKAGGGLYYVQQYLREQSRTVVTQ; translated from the coding sequence ATGGGCTCGCGCATTCGCGTCACGTACGCGACGTTGTCCGCTGACAACGAGGATCTGCACGCCGCGTTCGAGGAAGGTCTGCAGGTCGCCAGGTCGTGGCTCGGGGCGACGATCCCGACCCGGGTCGGGACCGAGGAGCGGACGGACGGCCCGACCTTCGACGTGACCAGCCCGGGCGACCTCTCGGTCCGGCTCTGCACCGCCCACGAGGCCACCACCGCGGACGTCGAGGACGCCGTCGCCGCCGCCAAGGCCTCGTCCTGGCCGCACACGCCCTGGACGGAACGGGTGGCGGTGCTGCGCCGCGCGGCCGACCTGATCAGCGACCGGTCGGCCGAGCTGGCCGCGCTGATGAGCATGGAGGTCGGCAAGAACCGGCTGGAGGCGCTCGGCGACGTCGAGGAGTCGGCGGTCTTCTTCCGGTACTACGGCGCCCAGGTCGAGGCCAACAACGGCTTCGACGTGCCGATGGAGCGGCTCTCGGACGCCGAGATCACCAGCAGCGTGCTCCGGCCGTACGGCGTGTGGGCCGTGATCGTGCCGTTCAACTACCCGATGGCGCTGGCCGCCGGCCCGACCGCGGCCGCCCTGGTGGCCGGCAACACCGTGCTGATCAAGCCGAGCCCGCAGGGCACGTTCAGCGCGGCCAAGCTGCACGAGTGCCTGCTCGAGGCGGGCGTGCCGGCCGACGCCGTGCACCTGCTGCCCGGCGGCGACGAGGTCGGCAAGGCGCTGGTGGCCCACCCCGGCGTGGACGGCCTGACCTTCACCGGCTCGTACGAGGTCGGCATGCAGATCGAGCGCAGCTTCAGCACCGACTTCCCCAAGCCGCTCGTCGCCGAGATGGGTGGCAAGAACCCGACCGTGGTGTCGCGGCACGCCGACGTGGCCGCGGCCGCCCTCGGGGTGGCCCGGTCCGCGTTCGGGCTGTCCGGACAGAAGTGCTCGGCCTGCTCCCGGGTGTACGTCGAGCGCCCGGTCCACGCCGAGTTCCTGGCCGCGCTGGCCGAGCAGGCCCAGGCGCTGGTGGTCGGCGACCCGACCGCGCGCGAGACGTACCTGGGCCCGGTGATCGACGCTGCGGCCGTGCAGCGCTTCACCGACGCGGTCGAGCACGCCCGCAACAACGGCCGGGTGGTGACCGGCGGCAAGGCCGCGGTGGGCGACGGTTACTACCTCCGCCCGACCGTCGTCGCGGACCTGCCCACCGACGACCGGCTGTTCACCGACGAGCTGTTCGTCCCGCTGGTGAGCGTGGCGGCGGTGGACTCGCTGGACGAGGCGATCGCGCTGGCGAACGGCTCGCACCTCGGCCTGACCGCGGGCTTCTTCTCGGCCGAGAACGCCGAGGTCGAGCAGTTCCTCGACGGCATCGAGGCCGGCGTGGTGTACGTCAACCGCCCGGCCGGGGCGACCACCGGCGCGTGGCCCGGGGTCCAGCCCTTCGGCGGCTGGAAGGGTTCCGGCAGCGCCGGCAAGGCCGGTGGCGGCCTCTACTACGTCCAGCAGTATCTCCGCGAGCAATCCCGAACGGTGGTGACGCAGTGA
- a CDS encoding 1,4-dihydroxy-2-naphthoate polyprenyltransferase, translating into MTTVGQWVQGARPRTLPAALAPVLAGTGAAAAAGDVRPGRALLALVVALALQVAVNYANDYSDGIRGTDAQRVGPLRLVGSGVSTPAAVKRAAAVAFAVAAVAGLVLAALTTWVLIVVGAVAMLAAWFYTGGSRPYGYRALGEISVFVFFGLVATVGTAYVQVERVTGAAAAAGIGCGALACALLVANNLRDIPTDSVTGKRTLAVVLGDRTTRTLYLTLVAVPLVVAVVLAFTGTPWTLLALAAAALALRPARIVAGGAVGRDLVPVLRDTGRLQLAYAVLLAIGLALA; encoded by the coding sequence GTGACGACGGTCGGGCAGTGGGTCCAGGGCGCGCGGCCGCGCACGCTGCCGGCCGCGCTCGCGCCGGTGCTCGCCGGGACCGGCGCCGCCGCCGCGGCCGGTGACGTCCGCCCCGGGCGGGCGCTGCTCGCGCTGGTCGTCGCGCTCGCCCTGCAGGTCGCGGTCAACTACGCGAACGACTACAGCGACGGCATCCGCGGCACCGACGCCCAGCGGGTCGGGCCGCTGCGGCTGGTCGGCTCGGGGGTGAGCACCCCGGCGGCGGTGAAGCGGGCCGCGGCGGTCGCGTTCGCGGTGGCGGCGGTCGCCGGTCTGGTGCTGGCCGCGCTCACCACCTGGGTGCTGATCGTGGTCGGCGCGGTCGCGATGCTGGCGGCCTGGTTCTACACCGGCGGCTCCCGGCCGTACGGGTACCGCGCGCTCGGCGAGATCTCGGTCTTCGTCTTCTTCGGCCTGGTCGCCACCGTCGGGACCGCGTACGTCCAGGTGGAGCGCGTCACCGGGGCCGCGGCCGCCGCCGGGATCGGCTGCGGGGCGCTGGCCTGCGCGCTGCTGGTGGCCAACAACCTGCGCGACATCCCCACCGACAGCGTCACCGGCAAGCGCACCCTCGCCGTCGTGCTGGGCGACCGCACCACCCGCACGCTCTACCTGACCCTCGTCGCGGTCCCGCTCGTGGTCGCGGTCGTGCTGGCGTTCACCGGCACGCCGTGGACGCTGCTGGCGCTGGCCGCCGCGGCGCTGGCGCTGCGACCGGCCCGGATCGTGGCCGGCGGCGCGGTGGGCCGCGACCTCGTCCCGGTCCTGCGCGACACCGGCCGCCTGCAGCTGGCGTACGCGGTCTTGCTGGCCATCGGCCTGGCGCTGGCCTGA
- a CDS encoding AMP-binding protein, whose amino-acid sequence MRTIPARYGPELVAALVAALDGTGPAVLPLPSGAEGSRLRTVLRPDLPVEVGIALVVPTSGSTGDPKGVLLSAAALEASAAATERRLGGPGRWTLALPVTHIAGLQVVLRALRAGSPPVPVNPGPPDSAPGPAPDSAPGPAPDSAPGRAPDSAAAAASGGGAAGFVAATEALGAGRRYTSLVPTQLRRLLAAGPAALDALRSYDAVLLGGAAPPAALLTVAREAGVNLVVTYGMSETCGGCVYDGLPLDGVTVDLDATDRIRLGGPVLARGYRLRPELTAQAFAGGRFITGDVGRLDLARLTVLGRADDVLVTGGEKVAPAAVEAALAEHPAVAEAAVIGVADEEWGQRVVAVVVLRDGAGLTLEEARRQVAERVSRVAAPRELRVVDALPLLPSGKLDRVALR is encoded by the coding sequence ATGCGCACGATCCCCGCCCGGTACGGGCCGGAGCTGGTCGCCGCGCTCGTCGCCGCGCTCGACGGCACCGGCCCGGCGGTGCTGCCGTTGCCGTCCGGCGCCGAGGGTTCCCGGCTCCGTACGGTCCTGCGCCCGGATCTGCCGGTCGAGGTCGGGATCGCGCTGGTGGTGCCGACCTCGGGATCCACCGGCGATCCGAAGGGGGTGCTGCTGAGCGCGGCGGCACTGGAGGCGTCCGCGGCCGCGACCGAGCGCCGGCTCGGCGGGCCCGGGCGCTGGACCCTGGCCCTCCCGGTCACCCACATCGCCGGCCTCCAGGTCGTCCTGCGCGCGCTGCGCGCCGGCTCCCCGCCGGTACCCGTGAACCCCGGCCCGCCCGACTCTGCGCCGGGCCCCGCGCCCGACTCCGCGCCGGGCCCCGCGCCCGACTCTGCGCCGGGCCGCGCGCCCGACTCCGCGGCAGCGGCGGCCTCGGGGGGCGGCGCGGCGGGTTTTGTGGCGGCGACGGAAGCGCTCGGGGCCGGTCGGCGGTACACGTCGTTGGTGCCCACGCAGCTGCGGCGGCTGCTCGCGGCCGGGCCGGCGGCGCTGGACGCACTCCGCTCGTACGACGCCGTCCTGCTCGGGGGCGCCGCCCCGCCGGCCGCCCTGCTGACCGTCGCCCGCGAGGCCGGCGTCAACCTCGTCGTCACGTACGGGATGTCGGAGACCTGCGGCGGCTGCGTGTACGACGGCCTGCCCCTGGACGGCGTGACCGTCGACCTCGACGCCACCGACCGGATCCGGCTCGGCGGGCCGGTCCTGGCCCGCGGCTACCGGTTGCGTCCGGAGCTGACAGCACAAGCGTTCGCCGGCGGCCGGTTCATCACCGGCGACGTCGGCCGGCTGGACCTGGCCCGGCTGACCGTGCTCGGCCGCGCCGACGACGTGCTGGTGACCGGCGGCGAGAAGGTCGCGCCGGCCGCGGTGGAGGCGGCGCTGGCCGAGCATCCGGCGGTGGCGGAGGCGGCCGTGATCGGCGTGGCCGACGAGGAGTGGGGGCAGCGGGTGGTGGCAGTGGTGGTGCTGCGGGACGGGGCCGGGCTGACGCTGGAGGAGGCGCGGCGGCAGGTGGCCGAGCGGGTGTCCCGGGTGGCGGCGCCGCGGGAGCTGCGCGTGGTCGACGCGCTGCCGCTGCTCCCCTCGGGCAAGCTCGACCGGGTGGCGCTGCGGTGA
- a CDS encoding 1,4-dihydroxy-2-naphthoyl-CoA synthase — protein sequence MPSPEVSELFDPDSWRAVPGFTLTDVTYHRQVTASGDGPVVRVAFDRPEVRNAFRPHTVDELYRVLDHARMTPDVGCVLLTGNGPSPRDGGWAFCSGGDQRIRGRSGYQYAADGERPDPAAAGRLHILEVQRLIRMMPKVVIAVVPGWAAGGGHSLHAVCDLTLASAEHARFKQTDADVGSFDGGYGSAYLARQVGQKFAREIFFLGRTYDAAAAHRMGMVNEVVPHASLEQVALEWGLTICAKSPTAQRMLKYAFNLADDGLVGQQLFAGEATRLAYMTDEAVEGRDAFLEKRPPDWSPFPYYY from the coding sequence ATGCCGTCACCGGAGGTATCGGAGCTGTTCGACCCGGACAGCTGGCGTGCGGTCCCCGGGTTCACGCTGACCGACGTGACGTACCACCGGCAGGTCACCGCGTCCGGCGACGGGCCGGTGGTCCGGGTCGCGTTCGACCGCCCGGAGGTCCGCAACGCGTTCCGGCCGCACACGGTGGACGAGCTCTACCGGGTGCTCGACCACGCCCGGATGACCCCGGACGTCGGCTGCGTGCTGCTGACCGGCAACGGGCCGTCGCCGCGCGACGGCGGCTGGGCCTTCTGCTCCGGCGGCGACCAGCGCATCCGCGGCCGGTCCGGCTACCAGTACGCGGCCGACGGCGAGCGTCCCGACCCGGCCGCGGCCGGCCGGCTGCACATCCTCGAGGTGCAGCGGCTGATCCGGATGATGCCCAAGGTCGTCATCGCGGTCGTACCGGGCTGGGCCGCCGGCGGTGGGCACAGCCTGCACGCGGTCTGCGACCTCACGCTGGCCAGCGCCGAGCACGCCCGGTTCAAGCAGACCGACGCGGACGTGGGCAGCTTCGACGGCGGGTACGGCTCGGCGTACCTGGCCCGGCAGGTCGGGCAGAAGTTCGCCCGGGAGATCTTCTTCCTCGGCCGCACGTACGACGCCGCCGCGGCGCACCGGATGGGCATGGTCAACGAGGTCGTCCCGCACGCGTCGCTGGAGCAGGTGGCGCTGGAGTGGGGGCTGACGATCTGCGCCAAGAGCCCCACCGCCCAGCGGATGCTCAAGTACGCGTTCAACCTCGCCGACGACGGGCTGGTCGGGCAGCAGCTGTTCGCGGGTGAGGCGACGCGGCTGGCGTACATGACCGACGAGGCGGTCGAGGGGCGCGACGCCTTCCTGGAGAAGCGGCCGCCGGACTGGTCGCCGTTCCCGTACTACTACTGA
- a CDS encoding o-succinylbenzoate synthase translates to MPRPPDLPGWAELSAGLHVVRVPLAVPFRGVDAREAVLLRGPAGWGEFAPFVEYDDAESARWLAAAVEAAWTGWPAPRRSAVPVNATVPAVPAASVPAVLARFPGCRTAKVKVAQAGQVLADDVARVAAVRAALGPDGRIRVDANAAWSVPQAVVALTALAPYGLEYAEQPCASVPELAALRRELAGAVPIAADESVRKAADPARVALAGAADVVVLKVAPMGGVRAALAVAGSCGLPVVVSSALDTSVGIAAGVALAAALPDLPYACGLGTAGLLATDVTTAPLLPRDGALPVRPVDPDRRDALAAAPDRQVWWTDRLRRCHALLAAP, encoded by the coding sequence GTGCCGCGACCGCCCGACCTGCCCGGATGGGCGGAGCTGAGCGCCGGGCTGCACGTCGTCCGGGTGCCGCTGGCGGTCCCGTTCCGCGGCGTCGACGCGCGCGAGGCGGTACTGCTGCGGGGACCGGCAGGGTGGGGCGAGTTCGCCCCGTTCGTCGAGTACGACGACGCGGAGTCGGCCCGCTGGCTGGCGGCGGCGGTCGAGGCGGCCTGGACCGGCTGGCCGGCCCCACGACGGTCGGCCGTCCCGGTGAACGCGACCGTGCCCGCGGTGCCGGCCGCCTCGGTCCCCGCCGTCCTGGCCCGCTTCCCCGGCTGTAGGACGGCGAAGGTGAAGGTCGCCCAGGCCGGTCAGGTGCTCGCCGACGACGTGGCCCGGGTGGCCGCGGTCCGCGCGGCGCTCGGGCCGGACGGGCGGATCCGGGTGGACGCGAACGCGGCCTGGTCGGTCCCGCAGGCGGTCGTGGCCCTGACCGCGCTCGCCCCGTACGGGCTGGAGTACGCCGAGCAGCCCTGCGCGAGCGTGCCCGAGCTGGCGGCGCTGCGCCGGGAGCTGGCCGGCGCCGTCCCGATCGCCGCGGACGAGAGCGTGCGCAAGGCCGCCGACCCGGCGCGGGTCGCGCTGGCCGGGGCGGCCGACGTGGTCGTGCTCAAGGTCGCGCCGATGGGCGGGGTCCGGGCCGCGCTGGCGGTGGCCGGGTCGTGCGGGCTGCCGGTGGTGGTGTCCAGCGCGCTGGACACCTCGGTCGGGATCGCCGCCGGCGTCGCGCTGGCCGCCGCCCTGCCCGACCTGCCGTACGCCTGCGGTCTCGGCACCGCCGGCCTCCTCGCGACCGACGTCACCACCGCGCCGCTGCTCCCCCGCGACGGTGCCCTCCCCGTCCGCCCGGTCGATCCCGACCGGCGGGACGCGCTGGCCGCGGCGCCGGACCGGCAGGTGTGGTGGACCGATCGGCTGCGCCGCTGCCACGCCCTGCTGGCGGCCCCGTGA
- the menD gene encoding 2-succinyl-5-enolpyruvyl-6-hydroxy-3-cyclohexene-1-carboxylic-acid synthase, translating into MNPSTALARVLVDELVRNGVREAVLSPGSRSAPLAFALHAADAAGRLRLHVRIDERSAGFLALGLAKASGIPAAVVTTSGTAVANLHPAVLEAAHAGVPLLVLTADRPPELRGVGANQTVDQPGIFGTAVRLFTELGAPESRAGQNAYWRSAVCRAVAAAATGPVHVNLALREPLVPSPDDDWPEPLAGRAGPWTEVLPPAAPAPVADDLPARTVLVLGDAPAAVSAAAVALAETRGWPVVAEPSARLAAGPNVLAGGDLLLRGGFVAAHRPDRVLAVGRPTLSRAVGRLLAAAPLDVVSPGSTWTDPSGRAARVLPAVPTALVAGSGALAPAGDRDESWLPAWRDAADAARKAVDALLGDALSEPGVAAELMDAVPPGGLVVCGSSKPVRDLFLAGPRAGVTVLANRGAAGIDGTVSTAVGAALAHGPAYALLGDLTFLHDANGLVIGPDEPRPDLTVVVVNNDGGAIFGVLEQGAPEYAEAFERVFGTPHGVDLAALCAATGTPYQRVTSRTELRGALAEPQGIRVIEVRTDRHAAAELDAAITAVAG; encoded by the coding sequence GTGAACCCGTCGACCGCGTTGGCCCGCGTGCTCGTCGACGAGCTGGTCCGCAACGGCGTCCGCGAGGCGGTGCTGTCGCCCGGGTCGCGCTCCGCTCCCCTGGCGTTCGCGCTGCACGCGGCCGATGCGGCCGGTCGGCTGCGGCTGCACGTCCGGATCGACGAGCGGTCGGCCGGGTTCCTCGCGCTCGGGCTGGCGAAGGCGTCCGGGATCCCGGCCGCGGTGGTGACCACGTCCGGGACGGCGGTCGCCAACCTGCACCCGGCGGTGCTGGAGGCCGCGCACGCCGGGGTACCGCTGCTCGTGCTGACCGCCGACCGGCCGCCGGAGCTGCGGGGGGTCGGCGCCAACCAGACCGTCGACCAGCCGGGCATCTTCGGCACCGCGGTCCGGCTGTTCACCGAGCTGGGCGCGCCCGAGAGCCGGGCCGGGCAGAACGCGTACTGGCGCTCGGCGGTGTGCCGGGCGGTGGCCGCCGCCGCGACCGGGCCGGTGCACGTCAACCTGGCGCTGCGGGAGCCGCTGGTCCCGTCGCCGGACGACGACTGGCCGGAGCCGCTGGCCGGGCGGGCCGGGCCCTGGACCGAGGTGCTGCCGCCGGCGGCACCCGCTCCGGTCGCCGACGACCTGCCGGCCCGTACGGTCCTGGTGCTCGGCGACGCGCCGGCCGCGGTGAGCGCGGCCGCGGTGGCGCTGGCCGAGACCCGCGGCTGGCCGGTCGTGGCCGAGCCGAGCGCGCGGCTCGCGGCCGGACCGAACGTCCTGGCCGGCGGCGACCTGCTGCTGCGGGGCGGGTTCGTGGCCGCGCACCGGCCGGACCGGGTGCTCGCGGTCGGCCGGCCGACGCTCAGCCGCGCGGTCGGCCGGCTGCTGGCGGCCGCGCCGCTGGACGTGGTCTCCCCCGGCTCCACCTGGACCGACCCGTCCGGCCGCGCCGCCCGGGTCCTGCCCGCCGTCCCCACCGCGCTCGTGGCGGGATCGGGTGCGCTCGCGCCGGCGGGGGACCGGGACGAGAGCTGGTTGCCGGCCTGGCGGGACGCCGCCGACGCCGCCCGGAAGGCCGTGGACGCGCTGCTGGGCGACGCCCTGTCCGAGCCGGGGGTGGCGGCCGAGCTGATGGACGCCGTCCCACCCGGCGGCCTGGTCGTCTGCGGCTCGTCCAAGCCGGTCCGCGACCTGTTCCTGGCCGGCCCCCGGGCCGGCGTCACCGTGCTGGCCAACCGCGGCGCCGCCGGCATCGACGGCACCGTCTCCACCGCCGTCGGCGCCGCCCTCGCCCACGGCCCCGCGTACGCCCTGCTCGGCGACCTGACCTTCCTGCACGACGCGAACGGCCTGGTCATCGGCCCGGACGAGCCCCGCCCCGACCTCACCGTCGTGGTGGTCAACAACGACGGCGGGGCGATCTTCGGCGTGCTGGAACAGGGCGCCCCGGAGTACGCCGAGGCGTTCGAGCGGGTCTTCGGCACCCCGCACGGGGTCGACCTCGCCGCCCTCTGCGCCGCCACCGGCACGCCGTACCAGCGCGTCACGTCCCGCACCGAACTACGCGGGGCGCTGGCCGAACCACAGGGCATCCGGGTGATCGAGGTTCGCACCGACCGGCACGCCGCCGCCGAGCTCGACGCCGCGATCACCGCGGTCGCAGGCTAG